GCCTCGTGGACAACGGCCACCGGGCCCACGACCCGCAGCCCTACCTGAACAACCCCGCCACCGGCGCAGCGGTGGCCGAGGCATTGGCCCGGGTGCGCGGCGGCGCCTGAGGAAGGCCCGGATTCGGAGGGAACTCCCAGGGCCTCATCAGGCGGCTCCCGGCCGGCGGATCGACGATGGGTCGGTACCCAGCCACCCCCGATCGACCCGATCGCATCCCCAAGGGAGAACGCCATGAACCTCGGAGGCCCCGAGATCGTCATCCTGCTCGCCGTCGTGCTGCTGCTCTTCGGCAGCTCGAAGGTGCCCCAACTCGCTCGCAGCCTGGGCAGCGCCAAGCGCGAGTTCGAGACCGCCCAGAAAGACGGGAGCGACGCGACCCCCACGGAGATCCCCGAGGCCGCGCCGGCCGCGTAGGTGCGCTATCAACGAAGCCTGAATCACGATTCTTGACACACGAATCCTAGAACGTCTTTAATGGCGGCATGCCCACCGCCTCCATCCTGCTCGTCCTCCTCGGCGCCCCCCTCGCCGCTGCGGTCGTCGTGCCCTCGCTCGCCGCCCTTCCGGTCGGTCGCCATCGCCGGGCCGGGGCGAGCCTCACCGCGGCGGCGGCCGCCGCCGCCATGAGCGCCGTGGCAGCGGCCGGGGCGACGGCGGTCGTCGTGGCCGGCGGCGAACCGACGCTGACCTGGGGCGGCACCACCGTCGTCCGCTACGACGCGCTGGCAGCGCTGGTGGTCCCGGTGGTGGCCCTGGTGTCCACCACCGTCCTGCTCTACGCCCGCCGCAACCTCGAGGGGGACGAGCGCGCCCCACGCTTCGCGGCCGCCGCCGGCGCCCTCGTCGGGGGGACCCTCGTGGTCGTCACGGCGGCCACGCTGGCCGTGCTGGTCGCCGGTTGGCTCCTGGCCTCGGTGGCGACCGTCGCCCTGTGCGCCTACCGGGGGACCTCCGTGGCGCGGGCGGCGGCGGGCCGGGCGGCCCGGGCCTTCGCCGTCGGCGACCTCGCCCTCATCGGTGCGCTGGCCACGACCGTCGCCCTCGTCGGCAACCCCGATCTGTCGGACCTGGGCGCCGCGGCGGCCGAGCTCCAGGGGTGGACCCTGCTGGGCCTCGGCCCGGTCACCGTGACCGCCGCGGCGGCGGTGGTCGGGCTCCTCGTGGTGGCGGCACTGGCCCGGGGCGGCCAGCTCCCCTTGCCCCGGTGGCTGCCGGGCACGGTCGCCGCACCCACGCCGGTGTCCGCCCTGCTCCACGCCGGCGCGGTGAACGCCGGGGCCATCGTCCTCATCCGCACGAGCCCGATCGCCGCGGAGGCGCCGGCGACCATGGTGGCCCTGGCGGCCTGCACCCTGGCCACCATCGCGGTGGTCCTCCCGGCGGTGCGCTCCCACGCCGACGTCAAGGGGCAGCTGGCCGAGGCCACCTCGGCGCAGATGGCCTTCATGTTGCTGGCCTGCGCGGTCGGGGCCCCGGTGGTGGCCCTCACCCACCTGGCCGGCCACTCGCTCTACAAGTCGGCCCGGTTCCTCGGCGCCGGCGACACCATCCGCCACGAGGTCTCCCGCCGCCGGTGGCTGCCCGCTCCGACCTCCCTCCACCTCGGGGCGGCTGTGGCCATCGGCGGCGCGGTGGCGGTGGCGTGGGCGGCGGTCAGCGGATGGGCGGGCGCGCCCGCCCCCGAGCGCTGGTTCGTCGGCGCCGCCCTGGTCGCACTGGCAGCACAGGCCACCGGCGCCCTCGCCGGTCGGGGGTGGGCCGTCTCCCCGTCCCTGCTGCTGGTCGCGGTCGGCGCGATCGCCATGGCCGTCGGTGTGGCCCTCGCCGCCGAGCGCCTGGTGGGCCCGGCCCTGTTCCACGCCGACGCCTTCGTCGATCCCCGGCTCGCCCTGCTGGCCCTCGGCGGCCTCGCCGCCGGGACCGCCCTGCTGCGGCGCACCCCCGCAGGGGCGGCCTGGCTGGCCGGCGTCACGCCGGTGGCAGCGACCGCTCCGACCCAGGTCGCGACCTCGCTCGTGTCGGCGTCGACGTCCGTCGGCCCCCGACCGGCGCAGCGAGCCCGGCCCCGTCCTGCCGCCGGCGAACCGGCGTCGGCACCGGCCCTCGAGGGGGCACGGTGAGCGTCGAGGAGACGGTGACGGGGATCGCCGTGACGACCGACGACGCGACCAGTCAGCTGGACACGACGGTCGAGGCGCGGGCCCGGCTACGGGTTGAGATCGCCGAGTCGTCCCGGATCGTGGCGCCGGTCTGGCCCCTCGAGCGCTTCGTGGCGGTCAACCCGCTCCTCGGCCTGCTCGAGGAGGGCTTCGACGGCGCCGTCTCGGACGCTCGTCGGTGGCTCGGCGCCCGGGGCTACCCCGGCGTCCCGGCGCCCTCGCAACGCGTGGGCACGGTGCTGGCGACCGCTGCCCCTGATGTCGCCGAGGCCGTGGCCGGGCTCGTGGCCCGTTGGTGCGCCCTGCTGGTCGATCCCCACGGCACGATGGCCGGGGCGGCGAGCCGCTACGAGGCGTGGCGCCAGGTGGCCCGCCACGACCGGTCGCTCCGGCGGCTCGTCGGCGGCGACCTGGCGGCCTCCGTGGC
The genomic region above belongs to Acidimicrobiales bacterium and contains:
- the tatA gene encoding twin-arginine translocase TatA/TatE family subunit, producing the protein MNLGGPEIVILLAVVLLLFGSSKVPQLARSLGSAKREFETAQKDGSDATPTEIPEAAPAA